A section of the Entelurus aequoreus isolate RoL-2023_Sb linkage group LG21, RoL_Eaeq_v1.1, whole genome shotgun sequence genome encodes:
- the plpp1a gene encoding phospholipid phosphatase 1 isoform X2 translates to MFETRGIPFVVLDVVCLVLAGLPFVILTAQHKPFRRGFFCNDDSIKYPLKEDTISYQLLGGVMIPLTVLTMIVGECLCVHLKRLKSKSSFGSYVARVYKAVGTFLFGAAMSQSLTDIAKYSIGRLRPHFLDVCKPDWENINCSVGDYVENFTCSGDPTMVNEGRLSFYSGHSSFSMYCMLFLALYLQARLQVDWARLLRPTLQFFLIAASVYTCLSRVSDYKHHWSDVLAGLLQGALMALLVVFCVSDFFKQPLDSCKEVDIPHTSLQETPTNGNHFESPN, encoded by the exons CTGGACTCCCATTCGTAATACTCACTGCGCAACACAAACCTTTCCGCCGAGGCTTTTTCTGTAATGATGATTCTATCAAGTACCCGCTTAAAGAGGACACCATTTCCTATCAGTTGTTAGGAGGTGTCATGATTCCTCTCACAGTGCTCACT ATGATCGTTGGCGAGTGCCTCTGCGTTCATCTCAAGCGCCTCAAGTCCAAGTCGTCGTTCGGCAGTTACGTGGCCCGCGTGTACAAGGCGGTCGGCACCTTCCTCTTCGGCGCCGCCATGAGCCAGTCGCTGACGGACATCGCCAAGTACTCCATTGGCCGCCTCCGGCCGCACTTCCTAGACGTGTGTAAGCCTGACTGGGAGAACATCAACTGTTCGGTGGGAGATTACGTAGAAAACTTCACCTGCAGCGGAGACCCCACCATGGTCAACGAGGGCAG GTTGTCCTTCTACTCGGGCCACTCATCATTCTCCATGTACTGCATGTTGTTCCTGGCG CTGTACCTGCAGGCTCGTCTGCAGGTGGACTGGGCCCGCCTGCTGAGGCCAACCCTCCAGTTTTTCCTCATCGCCGCCTCCGTGTACACGtgcttgtccagggtgtccgACTACAAGCACCACTGGAGCGACGTGCTGGCTGGCCTCCTGCAGGGGGCGCTCATGGCCTTGCTGGTG GTCTTTTGTGTGTCCGACTTTTTCAAGCAGCCTTTGGATTCCTGCAAGGAGGTGGACATTCCCCACACCAGCCTCCAGGAGACCCCAACAAACGGAAACCACTTTGAGAGTCCCAACTAA
- the plpp1a gene encoding phospholipid phosphatase 1 isoform X1, with protein sequence MFETRGIPFVVLDVVCLVLGGLPLAAFNLGKIRPYQRGFFCKDDSIKYPFHHGTISSTVLYTVGFALPISSMIVGECLCVHLKRLKSKSSFGSYVARVYKAVGTFLFGAAMSQSLTDIAKYSIGRLRPHFLDVCKPDWENINCSVGDYVENFTCSGDPTMVNEGRLSFYSGHSSFSMYCMLFLALYLQARLQVDWARLLRPTLQFFLIAASVYTCLSRVSDYKHHWSDVLAGLLQGALMALLVVFCVSDFFKQPLDSCKEVDIPHTSLQETPTNGNHFESPN encoded by the exons GGGGCTTGCCTCTGGCGGCCTTCAACCTGGGTAAGATCCGTCCCTACCAGAGGGGCTTTTTCTGTAAAGACGACAGCATCAAGTACCCTTTCCACCATGGCACAATCTCCTCCACTGTGCTCTACACTGTGGGCTTCGCGCTGCCCATTAGCTCC ATGATCGTTGGCGAGTGCCTCTGCGTTCATCTCAAGCGCCTCAAGTCCAAGTCGTCGTTCGGCAGTTACGTGGCCCGCGTGTACAAGGCGGTCGGCACCTTCCTCTTCGGCGCCGCCATGAGCCAGTCGCTGACGGACATCGCCAAGTACTCCATTGGCCGCCTCCGGCCGCACTTCCTAGACGTGTGTAAGCCTGACTGGGAGAACATCAACTGTTCGGTGGGAGATTACGTAGAAAACTTCACCTGCAGCGGAGACCCCACCATGGTCAACGAGGGCAG GTTGTCCTTCTACTCGGGCCACTCATCATTCTCCATGTACTGCATGTTGTTCCTGGCG CTGTACCTGCAGGCTCGTCTGCAGGTGGACTGGGCCCGCCTGCTGAGGCCAACCCTCCAGTTTTTCCTCATCGCCGCCTCCGTGTACACGtgcttgtccagggtgtccgACTACAAGCACCACTGGAGCGACGTGCTGGCTGGCCTCCTGCAGGGGGCGCTCATGGCCTTGCTGGTG GTCTTTTGTGTGTCCGACTTTTTCAAGCAGCCTTTGGATTCCTGCAAGGAGGTGGACATTCCCCACACCAGCCTCCAGGAGACCCCAACAAACGGAAACCACTTTGAGAGTCCCAACTAA